In the genome of Pangasianodon hypophthalmus isolate fPanHyp1 chromosome 15, fPanHyp1.pri, whole genome shotgun sequence, the window CCCTCAGCTTTTTCCTAAAGACCTGCTGTACTTGGACAACTGCCTCCTATGTGCCCCCACAAAGGAACAGGCTATTCTGGACATGTCCACATTTTCATGTGTTGGTGTTCTCAGACAACATGGTAACAGTCAGACATACCAATCATCAGAATGAAATGAGGTCTGACAGCTCTTTCCACCTCCCACAAAAGCTCGTCTGGTGGGTCCTTCCACGAGAGCAACTCATCTACTACGGATGTACAATGGTACAGTAGCCATCCAAGAGAGTGGCATCTGTACACAAGAAGTTGTGTTCCAGATCTGGGAAACTTTTCACATGGTGCAGTTGGACCTTGTTGTCGATGTCAAGGCAACCCGTTGCTGAGTGTGGTTTGCCGATTTTGGCACAGTGGTAGAGGATGCACTGGCCTATCATTGATCTCACCTTTACTATAAGTCTTTCCCACTGTACAGCTGATTCTTCCCACATTGCACAGAATTCAGCAACTTCAGAGTCCTGCTTGTGACCTCGAGATGGCAGACAAGCCTTTTGTTTGTGGCAACCCGTGCAGGGcatcagcaccatggacagcaCCTTGTTGGGGCTCATAAACTAATTACAACTTTTTTAGAGAGGGACATGGAGCTGCTATCCTCCATAATCCCAAGACCTTTTTGTGGGATCTACCCCTTGTGCTGGAATCCATTAAGACCTATTCTTATGAGCCTGTGCATTTTGGCTAGCAAAAATAGTGGGAATACTGCATGCTCTGGACAGAAGCTCATCTTGCATGTGTTGGTGGCCAGATGAATGAGGTGATCTTATGGCTGCCCAATGCCATAACACCCAATTTTGTAAGTCAGTTGAGTGTTCTATGAAGGCAAGCTAGCATAGTGTTCCTTGTTGTGGCCAATATGCATCAAACAATAAACCAGATGGTGGCCCTTTATGGAGGAAAGACACGAAGAGCTCCATTGTCTATGCAGAGGCTGGCCCACTGGTTGGTAGCATCATGGTCTATGGTGGACATGCCACCCAACAAGGAGCATCTCCTCGTCAAATACACCCAGGATGTCTGCACTGCTGCTAACTAGGCATCACTGTGCACTTTCTCCAGATTCTATAAAGTTATGATCACTTCTCCCATTGTAGCGGTCATCTCCGAACATCTTTCCAATACATTATCCAAGTGAGTCTCTCTGCCTGGAAGTTAGGAAGGGTGAAATTGAACAGTAGTTATGtgtgtaactgtggttctatgacAACAGACTGTcttttgtaatttcttttttataaacttaaaaataaagtgGGAAAGGCCGGACTTCTCAGGGATAATACAGAATGAAATGGGATTTAAAATACCTACCTTCCAGTGTCTGATTGTACTGTGGCATAGTCAGAGTATGGCCCTGATCCTTTAAGTGAGTTAACGCAATGAAGACGAATTCCATTTAGTGCAGTGTTATCACCAATTAGAAGAGATTCCCAGTAACCTGcaacctgaaaacatatttaCTATAGAAAATATTACTTAATGTAGTTTCTAtactaaatattatatatttctagCTTGTTGCCACTGAAACCCTCACCACCAAAAGCAgaaggaaatgaatgaatgcacaaatgaataattatatattacataattgCTGTACAGAAAAACAGTTCACTTTTAAAACTAGTGGTTACATGTATGTGCTGTAAGAATAGATTTGGTAACAGGTTTTCATTAAAGCTGCCCGCTACCCACTAAAGCTGCATTTCGAAGTTGTTGACTTTGAGCTTGATTCTGATGACTCCTAAATTCTTAAAAAAGTccattaaaattgtaataaataaatatcactaAACCAATATCAACAGCTTGTTTCTGTGTATTAATTGGTGAGAAAATGGAAAGTAATTAGTTCTGAGAGCTCTTTCAAAAACAAACCTGTGTTTTGCCTCAAAACTAAACACTCACCTTAAGACTAAAGCCTGCAGCATAGTAACCCAGTGGACACATTTCTTTAAGACCCCATGTGCCCCAACGTTGTCCGTTATCCACAAATAACAGTGATTGATAGGGCCTGTCAGCAGTTCGCCGAGTTCTTTTTCCCATCACATGGCATCCAAATAATGCCAGAAAAACAAGTGTACTGCAAACTAGCCAACGCATTGGTACTGCCTTAGTTGATAGTACTTTCTTACTCTTCTAGTTCTCTCCTTGCAGGCTAGCGAAGTTCTGACTCTGACTTTTGCCATATCATAATTTGTCTATTGATTTTTCTAGTtgagctgttttttgtttttaaaccttGATCGAGGACACAGTTCACAAACCAAGACTTTGATCCTAAACCTTCATCCTCAAAGAGAATTGAAACCTCTGTTTTAAGTAGTTAAATCTCATATCTAATGTTAAACCAAATGCTAGAACACAGAAACTCTCCATTATTTTAAACtgtgtacattatttatttagcatttccaTGCCTTCTCTCAGGTTTTTAGCTGTGTGTTGATTATACCTAATTAGCCTAGTGAGTAGCCAGAGCTACTCACATCAAATAAATTTCCTGCTACTAATCTTAAACAATAGCTAGTTTCACCTAATAACATCTTATATAGCATGACAGAGTGGCAAGTATTGTGTATatcatgtattttttataataaaggaGTTCATATGCTGCTTTCAGAGTTAATCATTAAGTCATttgtaaacacagacaaaaatcaACACACTCACCTGTTTGTCCAGCAGGAGCATTTTaccactgtaaaataaattatactttgcttttctttttgaaCATCAAATGGCCAAAATCTACCTGAATTTAGACCCATTTGAACCAGCTCTTTATAGCACTGACATCTTCTGGATTAgcttgttttatatttacaccTATTGTACAATTTTCTACATGTAGCAGTTACATCATCTGTGAGAAAGCTCCTATTGTTCTGTATAGTGAGTGCGTACAGTGTCTCTACTTGCATCACACTTATCCTTTTCATTGTACGGTGCCATTTTGGACACTTGTCAcactttttttgcacaatttgtactttttaaacatatatagcCCTGTGCATATTAGTCGTGTGTTATCTTGTGTGTTACATCATGGTTCTGGATACACTGTGTTGCATTACACCATATGCACAGTATAGATgggaggacaaaaaaaatctactggaaGTTAATTCACTGATTAAATtaagagatttttttctcttaatatATAATGCAAAGTATCTAATTGTtttctaattgtttttatttagtggTAACCTGCATTTGCCAGGCTTTGACAAGAGGAAACAAGTGCAGgttaatataaactttttttattatcaaaaaTGAGATGAGACAAACAGTACAAAAATGGCAGGTGGAGGCAAAGTAAGAAAACTGTCTACTGTTTTTTAAAGACCACAAATTCAATGGAATagatcatttattaattatcattAGTTACTTTCATAACTATCACTCAGTGTATGCGCACCCATtggtctatatatatatttaaaaaatattatcagTCACTGGATGAGAATACACTGAAAATGGTAATCATGATGTTGACTTGTAATTCAACAGCAAATGACAGAACATCAGACTTTTGGAAAATACAGTATAACTATGAGAtagtgttgttatttttaagACAAGTCATCATAAGGCACTGCAGTtaaagtaatataaataaactatataATCATAATGATATCAGACTCAACGTGACTCACATATAGAAACATTTCGTTTGATATTCCCTGAGGAAATCATAAGACATTAGTGCTAGACACCACCCTCCTTCTTTTCTATAGACCTTCTCTCGTTCATTTCATCCACAAGGTTTTTCAGTCTTCCAAGGTGGTGCAGAgctctaaaaacaaacaaagta includes:
- the vmo1b gene encoding vitelline membrane outer layer protein 1 yields the protein MRWLVCSTLVFLALFGCHVMGKRTRRTADRPYQSLLFVDNGQRWGTWGLKEMCPLGYYAAGFSLKVAGYWESLLIGDNTALNGIRLHCVNSLKGSGPYSDYATVQSDTGSWGKWTNIQWCKSGMLKSFQLRVEPYQGTAWDDTAANNIKFKCSGNDEEIIGAGMSWGDWGSWSDSCSGTGICGIQTIVEEPKGVGDDTALNDVRFYCCE